In one window of Thermosipho africanus Ob7 DNA:
- a CDS encoding electron transport complex protein RnfA, whose translation MNPNINPLVLFFASIFTSNILLSNFLGMCSFISISKSLKSSNGLGMAVTMVMTITTAINWLVEKYIIVPFQIEYLRYIIYIIVIAAVVQILEMVIDRTAPNLYISLGIFLPLITVNCAILGVALFMQLRNYTFLQSIFFGLGSGLGWWLAIVLLAAIRIKVDKAPVPAPLKGVGITLITIGIMAMAFMGFAGMINVQ comes from the coding sequence ATGAATCCTAATATAAATCCTCTGGTTCTATTTTTTGCTTCAATCTTTACTAGTAATATATTACTTTCCAACTTTCTTGGAATGTGCTCGTTTATATCTATCTCAAAAAGTCTAAAGTCATCTAACGGTCTTGGTATGGCAGTTACGATGGTTATGACAATAACAACTGCTATTAACTGGTTAGTTGAAAAATACATCATAGTACCATTTCAAATAGAATACCTAAGATACATCATATATATTATTGTCATAGCTGCAGTTGTCCAAATACTTGAAATGGTAATAGATCGAACTGCACCAAATTTGTACATTAGTCTTGGTATCTTTTTGCCATTAATAACTGTCAACTGTGCTATTTTAGGTGTTGCACTATTTATGCAGCTTAGAAACTATACATTTTTACAATCAATCTTTTTTGGCCTTGGTTCAGGTCTTGGATGGTGGCTTGCAATAGTTTTACTAGCTGCTATCAGAATTAAAGTTGATAAAGCACCTGTTCCTGCACCTCTTAAAGGCGTTGGAATTACACTCATTACAATAGGAATAATGGCAATGGCCTTTATGGGTTTTGCTGGAATGATAAATGTTCAATAG
- a CDS encoding EFR1 family ferrodoxin (N-terminal region resembles flavodoxins. C-terminal ferrodoxin region binds two 4Fe-4S clusters.), producing the protein MVKIAYFSGTGNTEFVAKKLAEKLKSNNKTVELEEIVLKNLKVISLKNINLLILLSPVHSFDLPWPVYSWVKKINDCLGLNTAIVLVSAGGFIPENSAAHLKLKHLLLKKGCNILYEDMVTMPLNCFSGMKEQEIKEILRNLPNKIDDIVDNLLKGKRKVLKPTFKGLILSKFSIFEKFFSKIFAKGYKVNDNCNLCGFCIKNCPTNNISIKNGKVHFGFNCALCLKCIYDCPQGAIIQRMFPFMIIKDGYKLENYLNKFGGDLNGKED; encoded by the coding sequence ATGGTTAAAATAGCTTATTTTTCGGGAACAGGAAATACTGAATTTGTTGCAAAAAAGTTGGCAGAAAAATTAAAAAGTAACAATAAAACTGTGGAATTAGAAGAAATTGTATTAAAGAATTTAAAGGTTATTTCTTTAAAAAATATAAATTTATTAATTTTACTCTCTCCTGTTCACTCTTTTGATCTTCCTTGGCCTGTATATAGTTGGGTTAAAAAAATTAATGATTGTTTAGGGCTTAATACCGCTATAGTCTTAGTTTCTGCAGGTGGCTTTATTCCTGAAAATAGTGCTGCTCATTTAAAATTGAAACATCTTCTATTAAAAAAAGGTTGTAATATTTTATATGAAGATATGGTAACGATGCCGTTAAATTGTTTCTCAGGAATGAAAGAGCAAGAGATAAAAGAAATTTTGCGAAATTTACCTAATAAAATTGATGATATTGTTGACAATTTACTAAAAGGAAAAAGAAAAGTTTTAAAACCTACATTTAAGGGACTAATTTTATCTAAATTTTCAATATTTGAAAAATTTTTTTCAAAGATTTTTGCAAAAGGCTATAAAGTTAATGATAATTGCAATCTATGTGGTTTTTGTATTAAAAATTGCCCGACAAATAATATTTCAATAAAAAACGGTAAGGTACATTTTGGTTTTAATTGTGCGCTTTGTTTGAAGTGCATATATGATTGCCCTCAAGGAGCAATCATTCAAAGAATGTTTCCATTTATGATTATTAAAGATGGATACAAACTTGAAAATTATTTAAATAAGTTTGGAGGAGATTTAAATGGCAAAGAAGATTAA
- a CDS encoding RnfABCDGE type electron transport complex subunit D, whose translation MALFQKQPMMRKVLYALIPIYIYSLFFYGVRLIWLSLFVFTFGILSEYIFEKKKGKKVSEAVLVTCMLYTLSLPPLTPWWIATIGIIFGIVFAKEAYGGFGRNIFNPAITARLFVYIAFPSYMTNGWMIPKFGSFGLDVTTSATPLALLKESQTLSLKDLFLGFRAGSIGESAIFLIIIGAIYLIFTKTASWKIIVSTILSAFILTAVFDIFIPSAPPTIFALLSGSLLFVSVFIATDPITAPKNSKAQVIYGIIIGVSIVIIRTFSLFAEGTSFAVLLGNTFAPFLDHVTKKVKK comes from the coding sequence ATGGCTTTATTTCAAAAACAGCCAATGATGCGAAAAGTTTTATATGCTTTAATTCCAATATATATTTACTCGCTTTTTTTCTATGGCGTTAGACTTATTTGGCTAAGTTTATTTGTTTTTACCTTTGGAATTCTTTCTGAATATATCTTTGAAAAAAAGAAAGGAAAAAAAGTTTCAGAAGCAGTCTTAGTAACCTGTATGCTATATACCCTTTCTCTGCCACCACTTACACCATGGTGGATTGCAACAATAGGTATCATATTTGGTATAGTATTTGCAAAAGAGGCATACGGTGGATTTGGAAGAAACATCTTTAATCCTGCAATCACAGCAAGATTATTTGTCTATATTGCCTTTCCATCATATATGACAAATGGTTGGATGATCCCAAAATTTGGCTCGTTTGGTCTTGATGTAACAACATCCGCAACTCCACTTGCACTTTTAAAAGAATCACAAACATTAAGTTTAAAAGATCTATTTTTAGGGTTTAGAGCAGGATCTATTGGTGAAAGTGCAATATTTTTAATAATTATTGGCGCAATTTATTTAATTTTTACAAAAACTGCTAGTTGGAAAATAATAGTTTCTACAATTTTAAGTGCATTTATTTTAACCGCTGTTTTTGACATATTTATTCCTTCTGCACCACCTACTATTTTTGCACTTCTATCTGGAAGCTTATTGTTTGTATCAGTATTCATTGCAACAGATCCAATCACTGCCCCAAAAAATTCAAAGGCACAAGTTATATATGGAATAATTATTGGAGTTTCAATTGTGATTATCAGAACATTTTCACTCTTTGCAGAAGGAACAAGCTTTGCAGTACTTTTAGGCAATACCTTTGCACCATTTTTGGATCACGTAACAAAGAAGGTGAAAAAATGA
- a CDS encoding glycosyltransferase: protein MLFYIAFLIISLYFLLNKNNALLKSNKKIGSNYKISVIIPARNEEKNIEKILNSVRNQTLKVHEIIVVDDASEDNTAKVAEKFQEVKLIQLEDSPKQGWNGKSWAIWNGYINSSGELLLFVDADVELEREAIETLVEKFIKYKGLISVWPYQRFEKFHEHFTLVFNLVIIYLSNLIGTFSRKPKGAFGPVILTSRKDYEFVGGHKAIRDSVLDDIKLGKLYSKSNINVKNFLGGRYIKFRMYPQNLRQLYEGFSKNMASGSISGGFFNLIIAILWTFGIFSALFTFDRYFVYRYFSVVVFLYLLSKNLGDYKWYDYIFFPIHLLFFAVTFFNSLYRKLFLHSVVWKGRKINV from the coding sequence ATGCTTTTTTACATAGCCTTTTTGATTATCTCTTTATATTTTCTTTTAAATAAGAATAATGCTTTGCTTAAAAGTAATAAAAAGATTGGTTCTAATTACAAAATCTCTGTAATCATTCCTGCTAGAAATGAAGAAAAAAATATTGAAAAGATTTTAAATAGCGTTAGAAATCAGACATTAAAGGTACATGAAATTATAGTTGTAGATGATGCATCAGAAGATAATACAGCAAAGGTTGCAGAAAAATTCCAAGAGGTTAAATTGATACAACTTGAAGATTCTCCAAAGCAAGGTTGGAATGGAAAATCATGGGCTATATGGAATGGATATATTAATTCATCAGGTGAATTGCTTTTATTTGTTGACGCTGATGTTGAACTTGAAAGAGAAGCTATTGAAACTTTAGTTGAAAAGTTTATCAAATACAAAGGACTTATTTCTGTATGGCCTTATCAAAGATTTGAGAAATTCCATGAACACTTTACTTTAGTTTTCAATCTTGTGATTATTTATTTGAGTAATCTTATTGGTACTTTTTCAAGAAAACCAAAAGGAGCATTTGGACCAGTAATTTTAACAAGTAGAAAAGATTATGAATTTGTTGGAGGACATAAGGCAATAAGAGATAGTGTTTTAGATGATATAAAGCTTGGAAAACTTTATTCAAAGAGTAATATAAATGTGAAAAATTTTCTTGGAGGAAGATACATAAAATTTAGAATGTATCCACAAAATCTTAGGCAACTTTATGAAGGATTTAGTAAAAATATGGCGTCTGGTTCAATTAGTGGAGGTTTTTTTAATTTAATAATAGCGATTTTATGGACCTTTGGAATTTTTAGTGCGCTTTTTACATTTGATAGATATTTTGTCTACAGGTATTTCTCTGTTGTTGTTTTTTTGTATTTGCTTTCAAAGAACTTAGGTGATTATAAATGGTATGATTACATCTTTTTTCCTATACATCTTTTGTTTTTTGCTGTTACTTTTTTTAACTCTCTATATAGAAAGCTTTTTTTACATAGTGTTGTTTGGAAAGGAAGAAAGATAAATGTTTGA
- a CDS encoding FMN-binding protein: MKENKIYTIIFTFVISFLFVLILSIINSMTYDKILENQNFSKIRAILNSMGIEYKDEKDAIKIFNSKIDQIEIGGLKFYTTTLNGEKIYSYIFSGSGLWGTITGVISVNESIDRIVGIDIISQNETPGLGGRIEEDWFKQQFKGELVKDKIKIKVSGASSDFNKENSSVDAITGATLTSRFFINIINDSLEKIRNALRSE, encoded by the coding sequence ATGAAAGAAAATAAGATATACACTATAATATTTACTTTTGTTATTTCGTTTTTGTTCGTCTTGATCCTTTCAATCATAAACTCAATGACTTATGACAAAATACTTGAAAATCAAAACTTTTCAAAAATACGTGCAATATTAAACTCAATGGGAATTGAATACAAAGACGAAAAGGATGCAATTAAAATTTTCAATTCTAAGATTGATCAAATAGAAATAGGAGGATTAAAATTTTATACAACCACTCTAAATGGAGAAAAAATATATTCATATATTTTTTCTGGGAGCGGCCTTTGGGGAACAATAACCGGCGTCATTTCAGTTAACGAAAGTATAGATAGAATTGTTGGAATAGACATAATTTCACAAAATGAAACACCTGGTCTTGGAGGAAGAATTGAAGAAGATTGGTTTAAACAACAATTTAAAGGAGAACTTGTGAAAGATAAAATCAAAATCAAAGTCTCTGGAGCTTCCAGTGATTTTAACAAAGAAAATTCTTCTGTAGATGCTATAACCGGAGCTACACTTACCTCGAGATTTTTTATAAACATCATCAACGATTCACTTGAAAAAATTAGAAACGCTCTAAGGAGTGAGTAG
- a CDS encoding bifunctional methionine sulfoxide reductase B/A protein, giving the protein MAKKINKNLSEFEKFVLFEKGTERPFSGKFEDHFEKGIYVCKNCGIPLYNSSSKFNSGCGWPAFDDEIPGAIKKQVDRDGIREEIVCSYCGAHLGHVFYGEGFTEKNVRHCVNSVSLDFVPEGEKPLIDRIFFAGGCFWGVEYLFRKLEGVVDTRVGYMGGRRKNPTYEQVCTGVTGHLETVEVIFDPKKLDEETLIKYFFEIHDFTQENGQGPDIGEQYKSAIFYTNDLQKKISEKLIKALTKKYDVVTQLKKASDFWVAEDYHQQYYEKTGKTPYCHVRFKLLKTWDGII; this is encoded by the coding sequence ATGGCAAAGAAGATTAATAAAAATCTTAGCGAATTTGAAAAATTTGTTTTGTTTGAAAAAGGTACGGAAAGACCTTTTAGTGGAAAATTTGAAGATCACTTTGAAAAGGGAATATACGTTTGTAAAAATTGTGGAATTCCCCTTTACAATTCATCTTCAAAATTTAATTCAGGGTGTGGGTGGCCTGCATTTGACGATGAAATACCTGGTGCGATAAAAAAGCAAGTGGATAGAGATGGAATTAGAGAAGAGATAGTGTGTTCATATTGTGGAGCACATTTAGGCCACGTTTTTTATGGAGAAGGTTTTACTGAGAAAAATGTAAGACATTGTGTTAATTCAGTATCACTTGATTTTGTACCGGAAGGGGAAAAGCCGTTAATAGATAGAATATTTTTTGCAGGTGGATGTTTTTGGGGAGTAGAATATTTATTTAGGAAACTTGAGGGAGTTGTTGATACAAGGGTAGGTTACATGGGTGGAAGAAGAAAAAATCCTACATACGAACAAGTTTGTACAGGTGTAACAGGTCATCTTGAAACGGTAGAAGTAATTTTTGACCCAAAAAAGTTAGATGAAGAGACTTTGATAAAGTATTTTTTTGAAATACATGATTTTACACAAGAAAATGGTCAAGGTCCAGATATTGGGGAGCAGTATAAAAGTGCTATTTTTTATACAAATGATCTTCAAAAAAAGATTTCTGAAAAATTGATAAAAGCATTAACGAAAAAGTATGATGTTGTAACACAACTTAAAAAGGCAAGTGATTTTTGGGTAGCAGAAGATTATCATCAGCAATATTACGAAAAGACAGGAAAAACTCCTTATTGTCACGTAAGATTTAAGTTATTAAAAACATGGGATGGAATAATTTGA
- a CDS encoding nuclear transport factor 2 family protein — MEEYRIRDLEHLKQLWEKTYNTDGKPDWSHLLPYYDDNIHFRDSIQEIYGLKDFSEMVKRLTKRSKKLEMKIVNAVQNGNIMFLEWEMTILFKKTKTSVVYGASRVKLNDTGKIIDQRDYYDLWGDIFDNIPFLGKLYRKFMRKVFG; from the coding sequence TTGGAAGAATATAGAATAAGAGATTTAGAACATCTAAAGCAATTATGGGAAAAAACTTACAATACTGATGGGAAACCTGATTGGTCACATCTTTTACCTTATTATGATGACAATATTCATTTTAGAGATTCAATTCAGGAAATATATGGATTGAAAGATTTTAGTGAGATGGTAAAGAGGTTAACAAAGCGTTCCAAAAAACTTGAAATGAAAATAGTAAATGCTGTTCAAAATGGCAATATTATGTTTCTAGAATGGGAAATGACTATACTTTTTAAAAAAACAAAAACATCGGTAGTCTACGGTGCAAGTAGGGTAAAGTTAAACGATACAGGAAAGATAATTGATCAAAGAGATTATTATGATCTTTGGGGAGATATATTTGATAATATACCATTTCTTGGAAAATTATATCGAAAATTTATGAGGAAGGTGTTTGGATAG
- a CDS encoding NADH:ubiquinone reductase (Na(+)-transporting) subunit D, protein MGKFKEVFLKNTWYENPVFVLVLGICSTLAVTNNLKNTFIMTIGVMLVTGFSNLTVSLLKNLIPSKVRMITQVLIISFYVIIVDIILKAYLPDVSKALGPYVGLIITNCIIMGRAEAFAQSNPPLISFWDGITSGFGYMIVLVAIAFFRELLGFGTIFGYKVMPENFVNWTIMIMPPSAFFMLALFIWIVKGFKKEGAK, encoded by the coding sequence ATGGGAAAATTTAAAGAAGTATTTTTGAAAAATACTTGGTATGAAAATCCTGTTTTTGTACTGGTGCTTGGAATTTGTTCGACTCTTGCAGTTACTAACAATTTAAAAAATACATTTATCATGACAATAGGCGTAATGCTTGTCACAGGTTTTTCAAACCTTACTGTATCTCTTTTAAAAAATCTTATCCCATCTAAGGTGAGAATGATTACACAGGTATTAATAATATCTTTCTATGTTATCATAGTGGATATAATCTTAAAGGCATACCTTCCAGATGTAAGTAAAGCACTCGGACCATATGTCGGGCTTATAATAACAAACTGTATCATCATGGGACGTGCCGAAGCATTTGCTCAATCAAATCCTCCACTTATCTCATTTTGGGATGGTATTACAAGCGGTTTTGGTTATATGATAGTACTGGTGGCAATTGCATTCTTTAGAGAACTTCTTGGTTTTGGAACCATTTTTGGCTATAAAGTTATGCCAGAGAACTTTGTAAACTGGACAATAATGATTATGCCGCCAAGTGCTTTCTTCATGCTCGCACTATTTATATGGATAGTAAAAGGGTTTAAAAAGGAGGGAGCCAAATGA
- a CDS encoding glycerol-3-phosphate acyltransferase: protein MFEFFIVILQFLSGSMMYSYLLGKICGVDIRVLGDGNPGVSNLWKMKGWKFGLIGLFLDFSKGFFPVILFKDHLNYWVYIIALSFSVLGHAFSPFLNFKGGKAITTSFGVWTAATIWKAPIIMGSVLVILKTIFKNKKSSDFDFLIFLFGFLSLIPYIMYEKSLYLYYLYFFNFFVVILKHRKEIKNIWRDLLGRI from the coding sequence ATGTTTGAATTTTTTATTGTCATTTTACAATTTTTATCAGGTTCAATGATGTATTCTTATCTTTTGGGGAAAATTTGTGGTGTTGACATTAGAGTTTTAGGTGACGGAAATCCAGGCGTTTCAAATTTATGGAAAATGAAAGGATGGAAATTTGGACTCATTGGACTTTTTTTAGATTTTTCAAAAGGTTTTTTCCCTGTTATTTTATTTAAAGATCATTTAAATTACTGGGTTTATATTATTGCTTTATCTTTTTCTGTTTTAGGGCATGCATTTAGTCCATTTTTAAACTTTAAAGGTGGTAAAGCAATAACTACTAGTTTTGGTGTTTGGACTGCTGCAACTATTTGGAAAGCACCAATTATAATGGGGAGCGTATTAGTTATTTTAAAGACCATTTTTAAAAATAAAAAGTCTTCTGATTTTGACTTTTTGATTTTTTTGTTTGGATTTTTATCTTTAATTCCTTATATTATGTATGAAAAGAGTTTGTATTTATATTATTTGTATTTTTTTAATTTTTTTGTTGTTATTTTAAAGCATAGAAAGGAGATAAAAAATATTTGGAGGGATTTACTTGGAAGAATATAG
- a CDS encoding NADH:ubiquinone reductase (Na(+)-transporting) subunit F: MNIWLAPLIVGIVSSVLSALIVIVDSIVNNYGEVEIDINNGKKKLKVKGGSPLLFTLASENIFVPSACGGRGSCGACKVKVLSDVGEYLPTELPYMSEEEIKENIRLSCQIKVKKDIKIQLPEELFNVKKLTGKVVSIKDVTHDIKEVRIKLPEEINFKAGQYVQIVVPPYDKIKQPTQRAYSIASTPSKKDEIDLLIRLVPGGIATTYVHNYLKEGDNLEVIGPFGEFYMRDTDADMICVAGGSGMAPIKSIVLDMYERGITNRNVWYFFGARTEKDLFYVELFKDLEKKWSNFHFIPALSEPMEPEKWNGEVGLITDVMVKYLENVVDKNTKKEGYLCGSPGMINACEKLLNEHGIKDVYYDKFA, translated from the coding sequence ATGAATATTTGGCTTGCACCATTAATCGTTGGAATTGTTTCATCTGTTTTATCTGCTCTAATCGTTATAGTCGATTCAATAGTAAACAACTATGGAGAAGTAGAAATTGATATAAATAATGGAAAGAAAAAATTAAAAGTAAAGGGTGGTTCACCTTTACTTTTTACACTTGCTTCTGAAAATATCTTTGTTCCATCTGCCTGTGGAGGCAGAGGAAGTTGTGGAGCATGTAAAGTTAAAGTATTAAGTGATGTTGGAGAATACCTTCCAACAGAACTTCCTTATATGTCAGAGGAAGAAATAAAAGAAAACATAAGACTTTCTTGTCAGATAAAGGTTAAAAAAGACATAAAAATACAGCTTCCAGAAGAACTTTTTAATGTTAAAAAGCTTACAGGTAAAGTTGTCTCAATCAAAGATGTGACACATGATATAAAAGAAGTAAGAATAAAACTTCCAGAAGAGATAAACTTTAAAGCAGGACAATACGTTCAAATCGTTGTACCGCCATATGATAAAATAAAGCAACCTACACAAAGAGCATATTCAATTGCATCTACTCCAAGTAAAAAAGATGAAATAGATTTGCTAATTAGATTAGTTCCAGGTGGTATAGCAACAACTTACGTACACAATTATCTAAAAGAAGGAGACAACCTTGAAGTTATAGGTCCATTCGGTGAATTTTACATGAGAGATACGGATGCTGATATGATCTGTGTTGCAGGAGGTTCTGGTATGGCACCTATTAAGTCTATTGTTCTTGATATGTATGAACGAGGTATTACAAATAGAAACGTATGGTACTTTTTTGGCGCAAGAACTGAAAAAGACCTTTTCTATGTTGAACTTTTTAAAGATTTAGAAAAAAAGTGGAGCAACTTCCATTTTATTCCTGCTCTTTCTGAACCAATGGAACCAGAAAAATGGAACGGTGAAGTCGGCCTTATAACTGATGTAATGGTTAAATACTTAGAAAATGTCGTCGACAAAAACACTAAAAAAGAGGGATATCTATGTGGTAGCCCTGGAATGATAAATGCCTGTGAAAAATTACTTAATGAACATGGAATAAAAGATGTGTATTACGATAAATTCGCATAG
- a CDS encoding SDR family NAD(P)-dependent oxidoreductase, which produces MNKIRQYWKEYKWSNVFQMIRNMKQEVKKCEKRADGKFVVITGATSGIGYHAAMKFASMGANLLTINRNKEKSERLKEEILNKYPVEFDYYISDLSILEDIYRVGEFLNKLDKDIDILIHNAGVYNTKKRITKDGFEETFVVHFIAPFIINNMLLEKFNRQGKGRIIFVSSEGYRFAVWGPNLDDLMFKRTKYSGLKAYGSAKICQILTMHIYAKLLKGPTIIAMHPGMVRSNTGRDNGKLYKIFKKTLDKLSDSPEISAEALYYLGVSEELENVTDKFYHLTVEEELTPPARDMEVAVELWKKTLELVKFCEVVTCKNEKLLLLEEEFQV; this is translated from the coding sequence ATGAATAAAATAAGGCAGTATTGGAAAGAGTACAAGTGGTCCAATGTTTTTCAAATGATTAGGAATATGAAACAAGAGGTTAAAAAATGCGAAAAAAGAGCCGATGGTAAATTTGTAGTAATTACAGGTGCAACTTCTGGAATAGGTTATCATGCTGCTATGAAATTTGCTTCAATGGGGGCAAATTTGTTAACAATTAATAGAAACAAAGAAAAATCAGAAAGATTAAAAGAAGAAATTTTAAATAAATATCCTGTAGAATTTGATTATTATATATCAGATTTGAGCATTTTGGAGGATATTTACAGAGTTGGAGAATTTTTAAACAAATTGGATAAGGATATTGATATTTTGATACACAATGCTGGTGTTTACAATACAAAGAAAAGGATAACAAAAGATGGTTTTGAAGAAACTTTTGTGGTCCATTTTATTGCACCGTTTATAATAAATAACATGCTTTTGGAAAAATTTAATAGGCAAGGAAAAGGAAGAATAATTTTTGTAAGTTCAGAGGGTTATAGATTTGCTGTTTGGGGTCCGAACCTTGATGATTTGATGTTTAAAAGGACAAAATATTCTGGTTTGAAGGCATATGGTTCTGCAAAAATATGTCAGATTTTAACCATGCATATTTATGCAAAGTTGTTGAAAGGCCCTACCATAATAGCGATGCATCCAGGTATGGTGAGGAGTAACACTGGGCGTGACAACGGAAAGTTATATAAAATTTTTAAGAAAACTTTAGATAAGCTTTCCGATTCGCCTGAAATTTCAGCTGAGGCTTTATATTATCTTGGAGTTTCTGAAGAGCTTGAGAATGTTACTGATAAATTTTATCATCTTACAGTTGAGGAGGAATTAACTCCTCCCGCAAGGGATATGGAAGTTGCTGTAGAATTATGGAAAAAAACTTTGGAATTAGTAAAATTTTGCGAGGTGGTAACATGCAAGAACGAGAAGTTATTGTTGTTGGAGGAGGAATTTCAGGTTTAA
- a CDS encoding ferritin family protein gives MTINELLGVALKIEGAGYSYYEKLSNVSSGALKDLFLELANEEREHARIFEEILSGFKDEKNLNLNEEEVGYLKAFAEDVIFPKLTIEKIPTSVKEAIKLAIEVEKDSIIFYNDIKMLVPDNSAIEKVIEEEKKHMKKLTLRLREDDEFDIYSEGSKI, from the coding sequence ATGACAATCAATGAACTTTTAGGTGTTGCATTAAAAATTGAAGGTGCAGGCTATTCCTATTATGAAAAACTTTCAAATGTATCAAGTGGGGCTCTAAAGGATTTATTCCTTGAACTTGCAAATGAAGAAAGAGAACATGCAAGGATATTTGAAGAAATCCTATCAGGCTTTAAAGATGAAAAAAACTTAAACCTCAATGAAGAAGAAGTTGGCTATTTAAAGGCATTTGCTGAAGATGTAATTTTCCCAAAACTTACAATTGAAAAAATTCCAACAAGTGTAAAAGAAGCGATTAAACTTGCAATTGAGGTTGAAAAAGACTCTATAATATTCTACAACGATATTAAAATGCTTGTTCCTGACAATAGCGCAATTGAAAAAGTTATTGAAGAAGAAAAAAAGCACATGAAAAAACTCACTCTTAGATTAAGAGAAGACGATGAATTTGATATTTACAGTGAGGGCAGCAAAATATAA